One Pullulanibacillus sp. KACC 23026 DNA segment encodes these proteins:
- a CDS encoding CDP-glycerol glycerophosphotransferase family protein, which translates to MIRRVKRVVRRLIGRKPPTTTQTNVFKRTGSMLEDDVNVVIRKDRIEETLPLIEEMVGKESQVIPHRKVTLLYWNGPILEIEGYYYLEGVEMNNEDLVKKRLVLINSEFEKIELALVDIPVDQLQSPEELPEKYKWAGFKGKFNLSTLDGGKPLPQGEYKAYLRVEVQVFGKSIYHRLFPLGNIEHFLKEGFHTAKMEYFSARRELRYNLLAVYNKETKTLMIKSNKLKDIDPQEFDTARLEKRGFVYRVLYTPLFQMAYRIFCMLPIKPRKLLFASDSRSEISGNFKFVYDEMRERGINFDYKFMLKRHIREKKSLKELMTLAYHLATARFIVIDDFFPMVYPLKIRPKADLVQLWHAVGAFKTFGFSRIGLPGGPSPRSKNHRNYTKAIVSSKSVAKYYAEGFGISEDKIIPTGIPRTDVFFDRSYQNQVREDLYKHYPFLKGKKVITFAPTFRGNGQQSAHYPMEVLDLGKLYHALKDEYVFLFKIHPFVKNDFSIPYEYSDFFYDFSEYREINDLLFVTDILITDYSSVCFEFALLNRPMIFYAYDVEEYVEKRDFYYDYHKFIPGTLTRSTDDLIQVIHEERFNMQRIKPFVNYFFDYVDGESTSRVIDEIFLGLEPEEEVLSKKD; encoded by the coding sequence ATGATTCGACGAGTTAAACGTGTAGTCAGACGGCTTATCGGAAGAAAGCCTCCAACAACCACCCAAACTAATGTGTTTAAGAGAACGGGCTCAATGCTTGAAGATGATGTGAATGTCGTCATCCGGAAAGACCGCATTGAGGAAACGCTTCCTCTGATAGAAGAAATGGTTGGGAAGGAAAGCCAGGTCATTCCACATCGAAAAGTGACTCTTTTATATTGGAATGGGCCAATCCTTGAAATTGAGGGGTATTACTATCTCGAAGGCGTCGAAATGAATAACGAGGACCTTGTCAAAAAAAGGCTTGTTCTAATCAATAGTGAATTCGAGAAGATTGAGCTTGCCCTTGTTGATATACCGGTCGATCAGCTCCAATCTCCCGAAGAGCTTCCTGAGAAATATAAATGGGCAGGCTTTAAAGGTAAGTTTAATTTATCGACACTTGACGGCGGAAAGCCGCTTCCTCAAGGAGAATATAAAGCTTATTTGCGGGTTGAAGTACAGGTATTTGGCAAATCTATTTATCATCGTCTATTCCCGCTAGGAAATATAGAGCATTTCCTAAAAGAAGGGTTTCATACGGCTAAGATGGAGTATTTCTCGGCTCGCCGAGAATTGCGATACAATCTGCTCGCGGTTTATAACAAAGAAACCAAAACCTTAATGATTAAGTCCAATAAACTAAAGGATATTGATCCGCAAGAGTTTGATACAGCACGTCTTGAAAAGCGAGGCTTTGTCTATAGAGTTCTTTATACACCACTGTTCCAAATGGCGTATAGGATTTTTTGTATGCTCCCAATTAAACCGAGAAAGCTGCTTTTTGCTTCGGATAGCCGGAGTGAGATCAGCGGGAACTTTAAGTTTGTTTATGATGAGATGAGGGAACGCGGTATTAACTTTGATTATAAGTTTATGCTGAAGCGTCATATCAGGGAAAAGAAATCTCTTAAAGAACTAATGACGCTTGCTTACCATTTGGCTACAGCCCGTTTTATTGTTATAGATGACTTCTTCCCAATGGTCTATCCGCTCAAAATTCGCCCGAAGGCTGATCTTGTTCAATTATGGCATGCGGTGGGGGCGTTTAAGACCTTTGGTTTTAGCCGAATTGGGCTTCCTGGGGGACCATCTCCTCGATCGAAAAACCATCGGAATTATACGAAGGCCATTGTCAGTTCTAAATCAGTCGCCAAGTATTATGCTGAGGGCTTCGGGATCAGTGAGGATAAAATTATTCCTACAGGAATTCCAAGAACCGATGTCTTCTTTGATCGTTCTTACCAAAATCAGGTCAGAGAAGATCTTTACAAACATTATCCGTTCTTAAAAGGGAAGAAGGTCATTACCTTTGCGCCGACGTTTAGGGGGAACGGGCAGCAATCCGCTCATTACCCAATGGAGGTATTGGATCTAGGCAAGCTCTATCATGCGCTAAAAGATGAGTATGTCTTTTTGTTTAAGATCCATCCATTTGTAAAGAATGACTTTAGTATTCCTTATGAGTACAGTGACTTTTTCTACGATTTTTCAGAGTACAGAGAAATTAATGATCTCTTGTTCGTAACCGATATTTTAATTACCGATTACTCATCCGTGTGCTTTGAATTTGCTCTCTTAAATCGCCCGATGATCTTCTATGCTTATGATGTTGAAGAGTATGTGGAAAAACGTGATTTCTATTACGATTATCACAAGTTCATTCCAGGGACGCTTACCCGTTCCACGGATGATTTAATACAGGTTATTCATGAAGAGCGATTTAACATGCAGCGAATTAAGCCGTTTGTCAACTATTTCTTCGATTATGTGGATGGGGAGTCAACCTCACGCGTGATTGATGAGATCTTCTTGGGTTTAGAGCCTGAAGAAGAGGTGCTTTCCAAGAAGGATTAA
- the galU gene encoding UTP--glucose-1-phosphate uridylyltransferase GalU, with protein MKIRKAIIPAAGLGTRLLPATKAQPKEMLPIVDKPAIQYIVEEAVSAGIEDIIIVTGRNKRAIEDHFDKSFELETILESKGKQQYLDEVRSISKLGNIHYIRQGEALGLGHAIQCAKGFIGNEPFAVLLGDDIVRSNVPAIGQLMDIYENYEASVVGVKEVEEKDVEKYGVVAIKNREGSLIEVDSLVEKPPVALAPSKFAIMGRYVLSPEIFDILESQEPGAGGEIQLTDAINKLAQKQNVYAYNFEGRRFDTGDKISLIKATIEIALEREDLKEELSAYLNQLTNQFQLK; from the coding sequence ATGAAAATTCGTAAGGCGATTATTCCAGCTGCTGGACTTGGTACGCGCTTGCTGCCAGCAACAAAGGCCCAACCGAAAGAAATGCTTCCAATTGTAGACAAACCCGCAATTCAGTACATTGTTGAAGAGGCCGTTTCTGCAGGTATTGAAGACATTATAATTGTGACAGGGAGAAATAAACGAGCGATCGAGGACCATTTTGATAAATCCTTTGAGCTCGAAACAATCCTTGAGTCCAAAGGAAAACAGCAATACCTCGATGAAGTTCGTTCGATTTCCAAGCTGGGGAATATTCATTATATTCGTCAAGGAGAAGCTTTGGGCTTAGGGCATGCGATCCAGTGTGCCAAAGGGTTTATTGGAAATGAACCCTTTGCTGTTTTATTAGGCGATGATATTGTCCGTTCTAACGTTCCTGCTATTGGACAATTAATGGACATCTATGAGAATTATGAAGCATCTGTTGTCGGTGTGAAAGAGGTCGAAGAAAAGGATGTTGAAAAATATGGCGTAGTCGCTATAAAAAACAGGGAAGGAAGCCTAATCGAGGTCGATTCTTTAGTAGAGAAGCCTCCGGTGGCCCTTGCACCTTCTAAGTTTGCTATTATGGGCCGTTATGTGCTCTCACCAGAAATCTTTGACATTCTAGAAAGCCAAGAGCCAGGTGCAGGCGGTGAGATTCAATTAACCGATGCGATTAATAAGCTCGCGCAAAAACAAAACGTCTATGCTTACAATTTTGAAGGAAGACGTTTTGATACGGGTGACAAAATTAGCCTTATCAAAGCAACGATTGAAATAGCGCTTGAAAGAGAGGATCTGAAAGAAGAGCTCTCTGCCTATCTCAATCAACTGACCAATCAATTTCAA